In one Macrobrachium rosenbergii isolate ZJJX-2024 chromosome 53, ASM4041242v1, whole genome shotgun sequence genomic region, the following are encoded:
- the LOC136834200 gene encoding fl(2)d-associated complex component-like isoform X5 produces MREIAADTHHHHHSNMDKKSSSNWDDYGRDLREILEPQRKDSQLGTRKRKREERRAHGQHAYRRSLTSSSSSSSSSTSSSTSSSSSSSSTDSSPHRSGHKRDAKRKSRGAGKRMSSTSDRSKMKKMKSSSSSRKHGSSKIVKKGHQSKKDHEKLRSHKSSHSPSRRKSSLSKRLMSPGRKRSPSPGSRKSHKISPGLSKHSKSRKRSGSPRERLDYRGDRIGHPERSLSHGRDPNMGSRAGSSSRNRDPRIDERMRRISPEQIARERYRADSPTRRYDKERIDEFIEARRDRRSPIPRSREVERKDPHRHREYERHERDHYDERRREDPRREEREREQRERELRELREREIMKERERELLEQQERERERLREEERRGRYGREHEFAREREVVVRGGSRDFEGERDFYSPRGRPELDARVLAVDDRRAYDDPAYDRFQGERERSRYDSGRSRYDELALHDRRGLPPLDDRRADRRGQPLDARFQDDRRSGGTLDPRVHEPWLEEHRALDRLDRPEHFPPHGPPARHRHQPEWTGGRQATAWDRHKHPRHEDWAEDYVRGGGGGLGGRDWVEDPHDWGPDLGGPAPTHQDQWSQHPRRGYRDEWGARASDWVDHGLPYPPSRDLGPPAPQGSLLVRGDHSQPPPMNRRSRREPIEQPLEPPPPSNIPPRHHPPPSVEEESIESALVPPRSGDVGTPPPQEQDQALMPGNDGELWEYDPGKGSWVRRAADAAPSSEAESPAKKEKPTPPATAPPEPTPEAKQPSEPEPVSGDDKKRSQSEENSMDASPPKRQQTETPAATPGEADASLQEKDTFSDISDDADDILNQEVGGFNDEDSRNLSSSQMEDSRNLSRENGPSYDELMDEEETIHLEEISDDELEEDRQAKFSVADALDINWASLVRDSRPPVNEVAAGTALKRFSPAHLLARLGVSTRYARPEVVQSIKEACAANVTDEDEDAAKLKVPAVTEKGGVLRLLKARAEGRQRVLQSIGPNRRALCARQDIALRRQLCNLPEQDYIGDNPLLDRDLFRQSINLLKSC; encoded by the exons ATGCGAGAAATAGCTGCGGAcactcatcaccatcatcattcaaATATGGACAAGAAG AGTTCTTCAAACTGGGATGACTATGGCAGAGACTTGCGAGAAATTCTAGAACCACAGAGAAAGGACAGTCAGTTAGGAACACGCAAGAGAAAAAGGGAGGAGAGACGG GCTCATGGCCAGCATGCCTATCGCAGAAGCTTAACATCATCTAGTAGCAGTTCGTCTTCATCAACATCATCTTCCACATCGTCGTCGTCAAGTTCGTCTTCGACGGACTCTTCACCGCACCGTTCAGGGCACAAACGTGATGCGAAGAGGAAGTCTCGTGGAGCTGGCAAAAGAATGTCCTCGACGAGTGATAGGAgcaagatgaagaagatgaaatcCTCCTCTTCTTC GAGAAAACATGGGAGCAGTAAAATTGTCAAGAAAGGACACCAAAGTAAGAAAGATCATGAAAAGCTCAGAAGTCACAAAAGTAGTCATTCTCCCTCCCGTCGAAAGAGCTCACTGTCCAAAAGGCTAATGTCTCCTGGAAGGAAACGTTCGCCTTCGCCAGGATCTCGGAAATCTCACAAAATATCGCCAGGCCTTTCTAAGCATAGCAAAA GCAGGAAGAGGTCTGGGTCACCAAGGGAACGTTTAGACTACCGCGGCGATCGCATTGGTCACCCAGAAAGGTCCCTCAGCCACGGGAGGGATCCAAATATGGGCTCTCGAGCTGGGTCCTCGTCTCGTAACCGTGACCCACGAATAGATGAACGTATGAGGAGAATATCACCAGAACAAATTGCTCGAGAAAGATATAG ggCTGATTCACCAACCAGAAGGTATGACAAAGAAAGAATCGATGAATTCATAGAAGCCCGACGTGATAGAAGGTCGCCCATTCCAAGGTCACGTGAAGTTGAAAGGAAAGATCCACACAGACACAGGGAGTACGAAAG GCATGAACGGGATCACTATGATGAGAGACGAAGGGAAGATCcaaggagagaggaaagagagagagaacagagggaAAGGGAACTACGTGAATTGAGGGAAAGAGAAATCATGAAAGAGAGGGAACGAGAATTGCTTGAgcaacaagaaagagagagggaaaggctcagagaagaagagaggagag GGCGATACGGTCGGGAACACGAATTTGCTCGGGAGAGGGAGGTTGTCGTACGTGGAGGAAGCAGAGATTTTGAAGGGGAAAGAGACTTCTATTCTCCAAGAGGTCGTCCAGAGCTGGATGCCAGAGTCTTAGCAGTAGATGATCGTAGAGCTTATGATGATCCAGCATATGACAGATTCCAGG GTGAAAGAGAGCGTAGCCGTTATGACAGCGGACGAAGCAGATACGACGAATTGGCTTTGCATGACCGACGAGGACTGCCACCCTTGGACGATCGACGTGCTGATCGTAGAGGCCAGCCACTGGATGCCCGTTTCCAGGATGACAGAAGAAG TGGAGGAACGTTAGATCCGAGGGTTCATGAGCCGTGGTTAGAGGAACACAGAGCACTGGACCGGTTAGATCGACCAGAACATTTCCCACCTCACGGCCCACCTGCGCGTCATCGTCACCAACCCGAGTGGACTGGAGGGCGCCAGGCTACTGCATGGGACAGGCACAAGCATCCCAG ACATGAAGATTGGGCCGAGGATTATGTTCGAGGAGGGGGCGGTGGACTTGGGGGTCGAGATTGGGTGGAAGACCCCCATGACTGGGGTCCAGATCTTGGTGGTCCAGCACCAACACACCAAGATCAGTGGAGTCAACATCCAAG GAGAGGCTACAGAGATGAGTGGGGTGCCCGTGCCAGCGATTGGGTTGACCACGGACTTCCGTATCCACCGAGCAGAGATTTGGGTCCCCCAGCTCCTCAGGGGTCTCTTCTCGTACGTGGCGATCACAGCCAGCCACCACCAATGAATCGCAGATCCAGAAGAGAACCTATAGAGCAGCCATTGGAACCACCTCCTCCATCAAACATACCTCCACGACACCATCC TCCCCCTAGTGTAGAAGAGGAGAGTATTGAAAGTGCCTTGGTTCCTCCGAGAAGTGGGGATGTGGGAACTCCCCCTCCCCAGGAGCAAGACCAGGCACTTATGCCAGGTAATGATG GTGAGCTTTGGGAGTATGATCCTGGCAAGGGATCGTGGGTACGTCGGGCAGCGGATGCAGCACCGTCCTCAGAAGCAGAATCGCCTGCCAAGAAAGAGAAGCCGACTCCGCCTGCCACAGCGCCACCTGAGCCAACACCTGAAG CCAAGCAGCCATCTGAGCCAGAACCTGTCAGCGGGGATGATAAGAAAAGAAGCCAATCTGAAGAAAACAGCATGGATGCTTCTCCTCCCAAGCGACAGCAGACGGAAACTCCAGCAGCGACCCCAGGAGAAGCCGATGCTTCTCTACAAGAAAAGGACACTTTTAGTGACATTAGTGATGATGCAGATGATATTCTAAACCAAGAG GTTGGTGGATTTAATGACGAAGACAGCCGCAATTTGAGCTCTAGTCAGATGGAG GATTCGAGGAACCTCAGCCGTGAGAATGGACCCTCATATGATG AACTAATGGATGAAGAGGAAACTATACACTTGGAAGAGATCAGTGATGATGAACTAGAAGAAGATCGACAGGCCAAGTTTA GTGTTGCAGATGCCCTAGATATTAATTGGGCATCTCTCGTACGTGACTCTCGGCCACCAGTTAATGAAGTGGCGGCCGGTACTGCTCTCAAGCGCTTCAGTCCTGCACATCTTTTAGCTCGGTTGGGAGTATCTACCAGGTATGCTCGACCAGAGGTGGTGCAGAGTATTAAAGAAGCTTGTGCAGCGAACGTCACAGATGAGGACGAAG ATGCTGCCAAGCTTAAAGTGCCTGCTGTGACCGAGAAAGGTGGAGTATTGCGTTTGCTGAAGGCCCGGGCTGAAGGTCGTCAAAGAGTTCTGCAAAGTATTGGTCCAAATCGAAGAGCACTTTGTGCCAGACAGGACATAGCATTAAG GCGACAGCTTTGCAATCTTCCAGAGCAAGACTACATTGGAGATAATCCTCTCCTGGACAGGGATTTGTTCCGCCAGTCTATAAACTTATTAAAATCTTGTTAA